Within Ovis aries strain OAR_USU_Benz2616 breed Rambouillet chromosome 3, ARS-UI_Ramb_v3.0, whole genome shotgun sequence, the genomic segment AGAGCTCACACAGGGTGAGCTGGGTGACTGTGCAGGGGGCTGGCTTGGCAGTGGTGTTGGAGCCCAAGATGAGTGAAGACACCATCTCTGTAGGGGTGGGGAAACCGTTCTGACATCATAGCCTGTGCAGGCTGAGGAGCATGTCCACATGTGTCTGTGGCCTGGTATGGGGTATCATAAGCAGCCTGGTCTGGGTACTAATGCCTGAGAGGTAAACAGGGCATCTGTGTGGCAGAGTGGGGGTTGGTGCAGGGGGCTCACGCAGTGACCAGGGCATCCTTGCAGGGAGGTGTCTGAGCCCAAGCAGAGGGAGGAAGGCGTCCATGCAGGTGTGGGTTTCAGAGGCTGTCCACATGATGGGAGCACAGCGTGGAGACTCAGAGCccaggcagggtgaggagggcttTCACACAGGAGAGTGACCTTGGACAGGGTGTCAGAGCCTGAGTGGGGTGAGAACAGATTCCACGTTAGGGTCAGGGCACTGGTTTCAGGAATCAGAGTCCAGGCAAGTAAGGAGGGCTGTGCTGTGGAAGGCAGCAGACCTGGGCAGGGTGAGGAGAAACGGCCGTGGGGATTGGCTGCCTCAGTGCAGGACTCCCGTGCAGAACGGAGGTGGTGTCAACAGCAGTAGGGCCTGGATGGAGAAGGGAGCCCAGTGGAGGAGAGAAGGGCATCTTAGTTAAGGAAGGAGGGGCAGCCAAGGTAGAAAATGGGTTACATCTAGGaaattaatgcctttgaactgtggtgttggagaaaactcttgagactcccttggatggcaaggagatcaaaccagtcaatcgtaatggaaatcaaccctgaatattcattggaaggactgatgctgaagctgaagctccaatactttggccaccttatacatagagctgactcattggagaagaccccgatgctgggaaaagattgaaggcaggaggggaaggaggtgacagaaaataaaatagttggatggcatcactgaattaatggaaatgaatttgagcacactccaggagatggtgaaggatggggaagcctggcatgttgcagtctatggggtcgcaaagagttggacaagacttagtgactgaacaacaacattgatCAAATAAGTAAGTAAGGAGAATGGAAGCAGTTTTCTTACTGTCACAGAGGGAGTTAGAGatgcagaaaaaggaaaagatagaatGAACTCTTTGTGTAAGATTGGGATTAGAGATGTTAGTGTGAACTCATGGTTTTCAATGTATTTAgacataaaataaatacagagGTAAAtgcctgtggtgtgtgtgtgtaggtgtgtgtgttaTGCAGGGGAGAGAGGAATTAGTGGGGAGACTAAAAGAAGGTGAATCAgtggagttccctggcagtccagtggttaagagtctgtacTTCACTGCTGGGCCCTTgtgggggaactaaaatcctgtaaGCTGGGTGGGTCACCAAAAcctggaaaaagacaaaaaataaaaatggagactCATTTGGGGAGAGCTGAATCTTGGGTGTGAGCTGGGAGCATGTCTGCAAAAAGATTCTGCATGAAGGATTTAACTTTTGGGGTGCTTTCCTCTTGGCTTATATGTAGTGCTTAGTTTTTCCTCTAAACTGTGAATCCATTAAACTATCCTAATTTGTTAAAGGCTCGTGTATACCCATAAGCCTTTTGTTGTGGTGTACTGGGGATGAAAGAGAGAAGGACATCCTTCTCTAGCATCCAGTAGAGAGCTGCTCTCAGGAGCCGCTGGGGGCAGTTGAGCAGAATGCATGCGGAGGCATGATGGACTTAATCAAGAACAGGGACGAGCAGAGAACACAGGAGAGCAACTTCTGAAGGCACATAATCTACACTTTGACTTCCCACTGCATTAGAGGACTCTGACTTTTGGAAGTGGGGAGTCTGGCAAGAAAGTTGTTCTGTCAGTTGGAATGTAGTCCCCAGAGTTGCCTGATCAACCCCAGAAGATGAGGAGAATGCAAACATGAATGAGTATATACTCAGGTTGGTGGGTCTATAAATGATTTTGTTTGCAGGTAGATGCTCACAAATGCTTTAATTTCATCCTTTCTGGTAAGTTCATTGTTCTCAGggagaatgtctctgctttgttccccttttcctttccttcctattTCTCTCCCCTACcctttgacttcctacttctatCGCTATTTGCTGGCGTGATGTTTAAAGGTATGATTAACATTGCTCCTGTTTTGGGGTTTGGGCCCCTgaggttttaattttcatgaaattcctctcaaggtttttgtttgtttgtctagAGTCTCTGTCCTCAGCTGGTTGTGTGACAGGATGTATGAGAAATTACCACCGTGCTTGAGTTTCATTTTAAGTGGTTTTAAGGAAGAGACGGACAGGATTCTTTGACAAGAACGGAAGATCTCAGCATGACTTCAGAGGTCACTTATGCCGAAGTGAAGTTTAATAAACCCAAGTCCTCAGGCACCAAATCAGAGCCTCCTGCAGGTAAGACTTGCTTTCCAGTGGTCAGAGTGAATGATGGGATGAAGGGTGAagaaaaaatactataaataaagCCTAGGGAATGTTGGTTGCTGGTTCTCTGGCTATGGTTGGGAAACACAGGATTCTCAGATCAAGTTGCCTGAAAAGCATTAAGGGATGGTACAGGTATGCCATGATAAAACTGAGGTGTGAGAAATCCACTATGGACCTGAGTTAAGGAGAATGGTAATGAAGCTGAGAAGTTCTTGTGCGCTTTCTGAGGTGAACTAAGACTGCAGTGTAGAGAGTGGGTTCAGGTCTTGAAATCATCAGTCCAGGTGCAGGGGCTAATGATGAATTGGTGGGTTTTGTTTCTCGATTAGTCACAGGAGAAGAGTTTGAGTGCAGAGTGTTGGAGTGTATTGGTTTGTGTCAGACTAACATGGAACAAACCATTGCAGACGAAAGCCTAGAAAGTCTCATGTTTTGAGGGCGGTTGCTCTGCAATCAGAAAATCCATTGCACGCTGTATCTGAGATGGATTCAGTGAGGTTTGGAAGTAAATAAAAGGTAATTTCAGTAGCATGTATGATATCTCAGAtacagaagaaaagaggaaaaaaaccgTGGAGACTATGAGAAGCTGCGAGAGGGAAGTTATGATTGCTTATGTTTTCCAAAATTCTGTGGAAACGCTCAGGAAACTGTGTTTTTCCCCTTAGAAAATttatagggactttcctggtggtccaggagttaagtCTCTATACTCCCAATGcataagttcaatccctagtcagggaactaagattcctcatgctgccaggcacagccaaaataaataaataaatacttgataacgttcaaaaaataaatacaaattaaaaaatttgtataACTTTGTTATTATATGCCGCAatgtttattatagaaaaattaaaaaccagagatacacacaaatttatttgtttttaaaatttttattagtttagttgttttacagtgttctgtttctgctgtacagcaaagtgaatcagttacacatgtacatatatccattcttttagattcttttcccatatagatcattacagagtattgagtagagttccctgtgctgcacaatatgttctcattagttatctattttatacatagtagagtgtatatgtcaatcccaatctctgaATTCATTCCACCTCCCTTTTCCCCTGCCTTAGTGTctgtacatttgttctctacatcagtgtctctatttctgctttgcaaatagattcatctgtaccattcttctagatttcacatacatgcattaatatatgatactcgtttttctctttctgacttatttcactctgtttgacagtctctaggtccacacACAAATTTAAATTGCTGTATTTATTCTTACTATCTAGAGATAACTATAATTTACATTTTGTGTACACCCTTCCAAATATAAATATGCatctgtgtgcatatgtgtttttccaaaatcactgcagatggtgactgcagccatgaaattaaaagacgcttactccttggaagaaaagttatgatcaacctagatagcatactcaaaagcagagatattactttgctgtggtgttggagaagactcttgaaagtcccttggactgcaaggagatccaccaatccattctgaaagagatcagccctgcgtattctttggaaggaatgatgctaaagctgaaactacagtactttggccacctcatgagaagagttgactcattggaaaagactctgatgctgggagggattggggggcaggagaaggggacgacagaggatgagatggctggatggcatcactgactcgatggacgtgaatctgagtgaactccgggagatggtgatggacagggaggcctggcgtgctgtgattcatggggtcacaaagagtcggacatgactgagcaactgaactgaactgaactgatacattattGCAGGTTTTACCCCCACTTAGCAATATATTATAACTTtgagaaaataattctttttttcaattgagAGATGACTGAcaaaattatattagtttcagatgtataagcACAATGGtttgatttttatgtatattgcaaaatgatcaccacaatgtctaattaacatctgtcaccatacatagtttcacaggtttttttttttttttttgtgatgaaAGCTTTTTAAGAtgtactcttcagttcagttcagttcagtcgctcagtcccatctgactctttgtgaccccatgaatcacagaacaccaggcctccctgtccatcaccaactcccagagttcactcagactcatgtccatcgagttggtggtgccatccagccatctcatcctctgtcatccccttctcctccagcccccaatccctcccagcaccagagtcttttccaatgagtcaactcttcgcatgaggtggccaaagtattggagtttcagctttagcatcagtccttccgatgaacacccaggactgatctcctttaggatggactggttggatctccttgcagtccaagggactctcaagagccttctccaacaccacagctcaaaagcatcaattcttcgacactcagctttcttcacagtccaactttcacatccatacatgaccactggaaaaaccatagccttgactagacagacctgtgttggcaaactaatgtctctgcttttgattatgctatctaggttggtcataactttccttccaaggagtaatcgtcttttaatttcacagctgcaatcaccatctgcagtgattttggagctccccaaaataaagtctgacactgtttccactgtttcctcatctattccccatgaagtgatgggaccagatgccatgatcttagttttctgaatgttgagctttaagccaactttttcacttagcAACCTTCAAATATGCAGTATTTCATATATGTATGCCATAATCTATAGTATTATTAATTACAGTCATTATACTGTACCTTATGACCCagggcttatttattttgtaactggaagtttgtacctcttgacccccttcacccattttgctgACCTCATCATCcctcacctctggcaaccaccattctgttctctgtatctatgagttattattatcttttaaagattatacacataagtgagatcatatggtatttgtctttctctttcttacttatttcacttagtataatgccctcaaggtccatcctgAAGACAAGATTTCCTGATTTTTTATAGGTGAATACCCGTTCCATACAGttgtcacattttctttatccattcacccatcaatGGACACTTGATAAAATAATTCACAACTATGAAATGATGACTAAAAATGTCTCATtttttaacacaacattgtaactcaactataccTCCATAAAAAATAGAGTTAAAAAGCAGtctggctgagtaatgttccactgtgtatatgtaccacaacttcttgaTCCATTCATGGATATctggattgcttccatgtcctagctattgtaaatagtgccgtgATGAACAATGTGGTgtttatatggcagaaaccaacacagcattgtaaagcaatcattctacaattaaaaataaattaataaatttaataaaacagtgtgatttttattttaaggatgTGATGAGGGACAGTGATAAAGAGTTATCTGCTATGGCATTATGTAAAGTAGTTAAAGTTAGAAATAATCTGCaagattatttaaatatataatgaaatactatgCAACCACAATACGGTgggtaaaataagaaaatatggtgATATAGTGTACAAGAAAATAGTAGGTCAGAACCCAATATATATGGTATGTCAGTCATGTGGCAAAatgtgcatgcatgtatatacacTTAAAAAATTGCCGGAAGAATGTATACCAAAACATTAACAGTTATCCccaatgggtttccctggtggctcacacagtaaagaatctgccttcagtgcaggagacccaggttttatcctgggtcaggaagatctcttggagaagggaatggctacccactccagtatttttgcctggagaattctatggacagagaagcctggcaggatacagcccatggggttgcaaagagttggacacgattgagtgactaacactttcactttcatcctcaaTGGTAGGAATTCgtgcttttatgtattttctgGCATTTCTACAATTAACATGACTATTTCCTTTGTAGCTTCATATTTGAAATAATGTCATGTAGTAGTAATAGTGTATTATAcaagaaaagggagaggaggaagagaaggggcaagATGAAGTCAAGGTCAGAATTTATTATTCACGATAATAATAATTTGATTAATTTGATTCCTTCTTCAGCTCCCAAAGAGACCAACCTTCACCAAAGTGGCCATAGTTTTTCCAAGCTACTTCTTACATCATTGCTGATACTTCTGCTACTGTTGGCAGTCTCATTTTTGATCGCTTTTCTCTGTAAGTATCCAGATGGATCTATAAGAAATGTCTGCCTGACATGAATAGATGGCATCAAATAAACAGATAAACTATGAGTTTATTCAGAAATCTGGGAAAGAAGTCTTCTCTGGGGGAAGACATATATAGTGGGAATTCACTGCGAGCTTGGTTCTTTATTTGCATTTAGTCACTCTTTTATAGAAATTATGGCATTCCCTCTCTTTAGAGAAATTGAAAGAAgagtatatgtgtgtacacatttcTGTTTTGCAGAATGAAATCTATAGGGCACCATTTCTACACTAGACAGTTGTTTACACGAGACCAAATCTGTATTTTCTTAATAGTGTTTATAAGGCTATGCCTGTTGAGGACATAGACACATATTTTGGGATGAGCAGATGGacaagaaggaaatgggaagaaaTCTCCCAGGAAAATATTCTACTGAATTTTCATcttaattatttttgtctttctcaagACTGCATGAGCTCTTAAAATCCAGTTGACAAATAGGTAGATATCTGCCTATCAAGAATTCatcaagttttttaaaatcataaaactagtataagtttgggtagatactttgttcattcatttggtCATTCAGTAAGCAACAGTGGCCATGTAGTCTATGTCAGGCACTGTGTCAGACAGAGACAACAGAGTTGTAGCCCTTGGTTTTGAGAAGTTCGGAGGATGATGACAACTGGTTGAATGAACCAGTGTTTGTAACAGCATCTGGTAAATGTTCTGTGAGTAAGAAGCACAGGAAGCTGAGAtaggcttcctggagaagatgACATCTATACCTGTGTGGACCAAGCATGACAGATGTGGGAGAGCTTGAAAAAATTCGGAAAAATGTGTTAAATGACTGTGACATATGGTGCTAAGTGAACTGTGAGGTTGCAGATGGGAGAAACAAGCAGGGTTCAGATCATGAAAAGTGTCCTGTATAATTCTTAACAGCGGATTtcttcctgcccccccccccctgcAGATTATTTTATCAATTATCTTCTGTTATTTAATAAACCAGTCTAAAACTTGGTGGATTAAAACAGTTTTTAGCTCATGATTCTGTGGTTTGTCAATTTGAACTGGGCTCAGCTAAGCCGTTTCATTGGTCCTGGCTAAAGTCATTCATGCATGCATAGTCAAGTACGAGCTGCAGGTAACTCAGTTTCTGAGGAAGAGGATGTAAACTGGAATGATGTGGACAGATTGGTTCCACTTCTTTATAACTCATCAGGAGAGCTTGAGCTTGTTGATACGGCAACATGTAGGCTGGCAGAGTGAGAGCAGCTATGACCAAAGCCTCTTGAAACCTTAGCTTgaaacaatcctaaaggaaatcaaccctgaatattcactggaaggactcatgctgaagctgaagctccaatactttggccatgatgctaagaaccgactcattggaaaaggctctgatgctgggaaagactgaaggcaaaaggagaagatggcagaggatgatatggttagatagcatcactgactcaatggacataaatttgagcaaactctaggagatagtgaaggacaggggagcctggcgtgctgcagtccgtgggatcacaaagggtcagacatgacttagcaactaaacaacaacgacagACAGAGTTGCTTTTGTACATTCTGTTGGCTGAAGAAGTCTTAGAGTCAGTCCAGTTTCAAGTGGTGAATAAATAGACCCCATTTGTTAACTGGAAAAACTAAGAAGTTATATTGCAAAGGGGTGTGGGTACAGGGAGAGTTGAAAACTGTGGGCCATTTTTGCAATGTGTCACAGTCATGGAGAACCATTACGGAATTTTAAGCAAGGAAGTGATATAACTAAATTTGATTTATAGGAATACGCTTTTGGTGGAGatgtgtaaaatggatatatGAGGAGAGaatagaaagcaaagagaataaTCAGAAAGACAGGTCATTGTCCAATTGAGAAATAGTGAGAATCTGATTTAAGGTagtgaagaaggagaaggggaatacCTTTGAATGATAATGAGGAGATAGAATCAAGGAGGTGGGGGCTTGATGAATATTTAGATCTGTGTGTTGGCCTGCTGAGGAATAAGGACCAATTGGGAAGTTACTCTATTTaacatggataaccaacagggacagTACTGTAgaggacagggaactctgcttaatattctgtaataaactaaatgagaaaagaatttgaaaaagaatagatacatgtctgtataactgagtcactgctcTATCTCTGAAACTagcataacattgttaatcaactttacaccaatataaaataaaaatctaaaaattattGCATTTTATCTAGACATCTGTTTTATCTGACGTTAGTATAGCCACTCTAGCCTTCTTTACTTTCATTCAGTGTTTAAGTTTGAAGTTAATTTCTTATAAGCATAGAATCGAGCACATATTTGAGTCTTGTTCCTCTATTCAGAcaactttcttttaattaaaatgtttatacgattagaaaaaagaatgaagatataATGCTACCAGGAAAACGaatgattttattctctttttcagtttattttcaaaaatgttctTATGTTCATCAAGAAGAAAAGGCTACACGAGAACTCACTCACACAGAATTGGAATGTGTGAAGGAAAATTCGACCCCGGAAGGTAAAAATTAATGTGCCTGTGATTCAGTTATTGACAGTATTGTGTTCTAGGTCAATATTTCCAATAAGTGAGTTATACTAAGATGTTGAGTCTTAAGAGCATTTTAAGTTTTGAGTATACAAATATTTAGGgcctaaaatttttataatatgcACATCTTTAATTCATTTGTGCAAGGAAATAGTCTTAATTGTGAAAAAGATTACATTGCTTTTCAGTTTCTTGTCTTTGCTTCTTTCTGAACTTTCTGTGCGTACTTGTTCTTTTACTCACATACCGGTTAAAAACTTATTCGGTCAAGAGAGATTTAATTCATATATGTTTTAAGAAATCatattgtatgtatataaaacatttttgggAGAATACATAAAATACTCTgcttaaaaaatttccttttttttaaaaatcccaaatCTAAATTCTTTTAGCAGTTCTATGGTTTTGCTTCACTTTTTAATGGCCTGTTGTTAGATACATACAGTTTAAGGATTGTTATGGTTTCTTGGGGGGTTTCCCTGCTAGTTCAGTGGTACAGagtttgcctgccaatacaagagatttgggcttgatccctggttcaggaagatcccctggagagggaaatggcaaacccattccagtattcttgcctggagaaccccatggatggaggagtctggcgtgctacagtccacgctGCTGCAAAGAGCCACGacttcgtgactgaacaacaacaacagcagtaacATGGCTTCTTGGAGAACTGAACAAGAAAAAATTCCCTTTCTCCTTATTCTATACCCATCTTAACTCTGAAATCTTTCCTTGCTCTGAAGTATATATACTGATATATACTATATTTATctgctgatatatatatatagctactTCCTGCTTTGTGTGGTCTAGTGTTAGTATGGTAcacttttatccatttttttaaagatgaaatattaGTATGtttcatggtctttttttttttcatttgagatATCTTTCCACTTATCAAATTATTTCTAATTGAAAAACTGGTTCTGCCTGGTAATGGGGAGGGGATGGATCTGGCTGTTCTCCTGATACAACCCAGAGATACAGCTCATCTCAAGTTTGTGTTCATAACAAGCTCCTGGTAGACGGCACTGCTCTCTGGAAATTATGAATGGAAGCAACAAATCATGATAGCATGTGTTTCACCAACAGAAATCACAGTCATTTACAGATTACGTTGCAGTTGCAGgcatcttgtaattttttttgtttgtttttaaactaatttttattgcattatagttgctttaaaatgttagttAGCTTCTACTGcttagcaaaatgaatcagccgtACATACATAAATACTCCACCTTCTTGGGTTTCTCTCTCATTTATAACACCAGAGTACATTAAGTAGAGCtttctgtgctgtgcagtaggttcttattaggtatctattttatacatagtgccAATAGtgtcggggcttccctggtggctcagtggtaaagtgtcCGCTGCTACTGCAGGAGCCTGTAGAACAGCAGTTCAATCAATGACAACAACAACCTTGTGGAACTCCAGGATGTGAAACTCAAGGAAGTGTTGGCGCCTCTACATTGCCTGGGTTACCCTGGACTTTTGATCTCTTAGAGTTGTCCACACTGTGCTTCCAGCAATTCCACAATTACAGTTCTGGTTTCTCTACCCTGGGACTGGCTCCCAAAGAAGTTTCTGCTCCAATATGCTGCGATTTTCCGTATTGCCTTTGTGTCTCTCCAGATCTGGGAGTGATGGTTTGCTCTGTGTATGAAAAGTTGCTGGTTTCTAGTTTGTTCAGTTTTTCACTTGTTAGAATAACTTGCTCAGTTGAGTAGTTCCCATTATTCTATCTTTTAATTCATtgatttctctgtcttctttattCTGCTGTTGAGCCCATCTACTGTGCTTTTAATTTGATTATTATGTTTTCCAACTGTTGCGCTTGATTctcttttatatctttaatttgtTTGCTGAATtatctatttctttgctgaggGCTCCTATTTTTTTGTGTGGTTCAAACATTTGTACTTACTTGTTGAAGCGTCTTtccatggctttttaaaaatctttgctgGATAACTTCAGTATTTCTTTTATCTtggtattgacatatatatatatatatatatatatatatatatatatgtatttttaaagctaattttTGAGAACTTTGTGGTTCTTGGTATGATAAGTAATTTTCCATTGAAACCTGGGTATTTCTGTGTTATGTTCCGAGGATCTTCTTTAAACTTCTGTTTTAGCTGATTTTTCCAGATACCACGCAGGCAAAAGAAAGGGGGTCCTACCTTTTTACTGTCTGATGTAGGCAGACTTGACCTCCTTGACACCTGACAAGAGTCCTGTTTTCCATGTAGTCTCCTCTGGTccttaattttttataatttatacacttaaaaaattacttttattatattGCACTAATATAGCCTTCTTCTCAATACAGGGAAAGACTGGAGCTGCTGCCCAAAGAGTTGGGGGCCATTTAGTTCTAACtgctattttatttctaatgGAGCTAATTTTTGGAATGATAGTGAGAAGGAATGCTTAAGAATGAACGCTCACCTGCTGGTGATCAACACCAAAGCTGAGCAGGTATTACTAGTTTCTAATTGATAATAGAGTCAAGAGCCTGGTTTTTTAACATCTCTCTTAGTTCAGAAGGAGATTTTTATTGTCTTAGAATATTGATGCTGTGTCTAAAggcttaagaaaataaatagaaaaggctAAGATTTTACATTCCAtgcctttttccttcttctataAAACTAACCTCTGCCCCAAATAAATTGTGGCATTGAAAATATACTACATAGGGGTTAAGTGGAAGGCTGAAAATATTTCAGCTTGaaatatgatttcttttatttcaaataataaatattactaCTTATCATTGTTGAAATATAAAACacataaatgttttataaattattaacTATATAACAGGGAAGGGGAATTAAGTCCAACTGGGAAATGCAGTTCAATCATGAAGAGTCACAATCAATGATCAGAAATGACCGCTAACCATCTGACGTTGTTAAAAGGAAAATTGTTTAATTTGCAAAATTTTTCTCATGTACAACTTTGAAGAATACCCTCTCTTAGAGAAGAAATGAAGGGAAGTGAGTCTGAGATAAGAATTCATTATGATTCTGAATAGAAATTGCCTCCATATGTATCAAACATGGCTATgttctgaatgtttgtgtcctgtCGCCCcaatccatatgttgaaattctaacctcCAGAGATGATCGTATTAGGAAGTATGGATTTGGGGAGCTGCataggtcatgagggtgaagcCTCTGTGGATGggattaatgtttttaaaaaagagatccTACAGAGCAACTTCTACATGCGTGAATGCAcacaatgagaaaacaggaatCATTATCTTACCATGTGGTACGCTGACCTGGGatttctagccttcagaactgtgagaaacaaatttctgtcACTTATAAGCAATtcagcctgaacagactaagaccAGCCTCAGGCTCACAAGTGATATCTTTGATTCTATTCTGCTCTGCCAGAAAAAACCCAAGGCTCCTCTGCAGGGCCCCCATGTGCTTCATGatgaatttactttttcttttctctgtaaagCCTATGGAACTCAATTCAATCTGACCGTTCTAAAGGCTATAACtcctttcttttattcctttaggATTTCATCACCCAGAAACTGGAAACTCACTATGCTTATTATATGGGCCTGTCAGACAAGACATTGCCAATGGGAGAAAGACACTGGCAATGGGTTGATCAGACACCATACAACGAAAGTGTCACGTGAGTACAGAATTCAATAAAGAAACCTAGGTTCTCCATTCTACAGGAATTTTAGGGTGTTCCATTGATcagctattaaaatataaaatagctcATGCTATAAACTTGAaacttacacaacattgtaaatcaactatactttgaaaaaagaaaatactcacATTCTTTTAATTCTTAGGCACTAGGTTAAATAATTTTCCTTATTACCTCACTCATCAAATAATGCTATGAGGcacacattattattattctcactatagagatgaagaa encodes:
- the CLEC4A gene encoding C-type lectin domain family 4 member A, translated to MTSEVTYAEVKFNKPKSSGTKSEPPAAPKETNLHQSGHSFSKLLLTSLLILLLLLAVSFLIAFLFYFQKCSYVHQEEKATRELTHTELECVKENSTPEGKDWSCCPKSWGPFSSNCYFISNGANFWNDSEKECLRMNAHLLVINTKAEQDFITQKLETHYAYYMGLSDKTLPMGERHWQWVDQTPYNESVTFWHGGEPNNPNEHCVMLNAVSNKWGWNDSACNERHKFICKMMKIYL